One genomic window of Pseudomonadota bacterium includes the following:
- a CDS encoding ATP-binding cassette domain-containing protein yields MSAPVLVSVDRLKMHFPLRAGLFGKSAGAVKAVDGLTFDIFKGETLGMVGESGCGKTTAGRAILHLHRPTAGAVKFRGMNLAQQTPEELRLARRHMQMIFQDPYASLNPQMRIGEIIARPLRVHGVAKDADEERRLVSELMDRVGLNPSFRSRYPHEFSGGQRQRIGIARALATSPDFIVCDEPISALDVSIQAQIINLLEQLREDLGLTYLFIAHDLGMVRHISTRVAVMYLGKMMELTSSAELYANPLHPYTQALLSAIPIPDPPLERRRRRILLEGEVPSPASPPPGCVFSTRCAHAIDRCRSVEPEFSEVSAGHWAACHLVGARPATQV; encoded by the coding sequence ATGAGCGCGCCGGTCCTGGTCAGCGTCGACCGGTTGAAGATGCATTTCCCGCTGCGGGCCGGCCTATTCGGCAAATCCGCCGGCGCGGTCAAGGCGGTCGACGGCCTGACATTCGATATATTCAAGGGCGAGACGCTTGGCATGGTGGGCGAAAGCGGCTGCGGCAAGACGACGGCCGGCCGCGCCATTCTGCATCTTCACCGACCGACGGCAGGCGCAGTGAAGTTCCGGGGCATGAATCTCGCGCAGCAGACCCCCGAGGAGTTGCGTCTTGCGCGCCGGCATATGCAGATGATTTTTCAGGATCCCTATGCGTCGCTCAATCCACAGATGCGGATCGGCGAGATCATCGCGAGGCCCTTGCGTGTCCATGGCGTGGCCAAAGACGCGGACGAAGAACGGCGCCTTGTCAGCGAGCTCATGGACCGGGTCGGCCTCAATCCGTCCTTCCGCAGCCGCTATCCGCATGAGTTCTCGGGCGGACAGCGCCAGCGTATCGGCATTGCCAGGGCGCTCGCGACGTCGCCCGATTTCATCGTCTGCGACGAGCCCATTTCAGCGCTCGATGTCTCGATCCAGGCGCAGATCATCAATCTCCTCGAGCAGCTGCGTGAAGACCTCGGCCTGACCTATCTGTTCATAGCGCATGACCTCGGCATGGTCCGCCATATATCGACGCGTGTCGCCGTCATGTATCTAGGCAAGATGATGGAGCTGACGTCGAGCGCGGAACTCTACGCAAATCCCCTGCATCCCTATACCCAGGCGCTTCTGTCGGCCATTCCGATTCCTGATCCCCCGCTCGAGCGCAGGCGACGGCGCATCCTGCTCGAGGGCGAGGTGCCGAGCCCCGCCAGTCCGCCGCCGGGCTGCGTGTTCAGCACGCGCTGCGCCCACGCGATCGACCGATGCCGCAGCGTCGAACCGGAATTCAGCGAGGTCAGCGCCGGCCATTGGGCCGCGTGCCATCTCGTCGGCGCGCGCCCCGCAACGCAGGTCTGA
- a CDS encoding ABC transporter ATP-binding protein produces the protein MPTLLEVRDLETKFYTIDGVVNALNGISYSVARGECLAIVGESGNGKTVGALSILRLIQSPPGRITGGSITFKGQDLLSLDAEALRKIRGGSIAVVFQDPMTSLNPVMRIGAQITENLKAHERLTLAQARVRAAELLALVGIPGPAARLDDYPHQFSGGMRQRVMIAMALSCSPELIVADEPTTALDVTVQAQIVELVKRLQSELGTAIIWISHDLGVVARLANTVAVMYAGYIVEKAPVDELYAHPAHPYTIGLLNSLPRLDGTGKRKLQAIGGLPPVMTGEIAGCPFAPRCAFVQDRCRAQNPSLADVASDHVVACWNHQMTGRERQ, from the coding sequence GTGCCGACACTTCTGGAGGTCCGAGACCTCGAGACGAAGTTCTATACGATCGATGGCGTTGTCAACGCGCTGAATGGAATTTCCTATTCCGTCGCCCGTGGCGAGTGCCTCGCGATCGTCGGCGAGAGCGGCAACGGCAAGACCGTGGGGGCACTCTCGATCCTGCGGCTGATCCAGTCGCCGCCCGGGCGGATCACCGGCGGCAGCATCACTTTCAAGGGACAGGACCTCCTCAGCCTCGATGCGGAAGCGCTGCGAAAAATCCGCGGCGGCTCCATCGCGGTCGTTTTTCAGGATCCGATGACCTCGCTCAATCCGGTCATGCGGATCGGCGCGCAGATCACTGAAAATCTGAAGGCCCATGAGCGCCTCACCCTGGCCCAGGCTCGCGTCAGGGCCGCCGAACTTCTGGCTCTGGTGGGCATCCCCGGGCCGGCGGCGCGGCTCGATGATTATCCGCACCAGTTCTCCGGCGGCATGCGCCAGCGCGTGATGATCGCCATGGCGCTGTCATGCTCACCGGAGCTGATCGTTGCGGACGAGCCGACGACGGCGCTTGATGTCACCGTCCAAGCGCAGATTGTCGAACTGGTGAAGCGCCTGCAGTCCGAGCTTGGCACCGCCATCATCTGGATATCGCACGACCTCGGCGTCGTGGCCCGCCTCGCGAACACGGTCGCCGTCATGTATGCGGGCTATATCGTCGAAAAGGCGCCGGTTGACGAGCTCTACGCCCACCCCGCCCATCCCTATACGATCGGGCTGCTGAACTCGCTGCCGCGCCTTGACGGTACGGGGAAGAGGAAACTGCAGGCCATTGGGGGGCTTCCGCCTGTCATGACCGGCGAAATTGCGGGCTGCCCTTTCGCGCCGCGCTGTGCGTTCGTGCAGGACCGCTGCCGGGCGCAGAACCCCAGTCTTGCCGACGTTGCGTCCGATCATGTGGTCGCGTGCTGGAATCATCAGATGACAGGGCGGGAGCGGCAATGA
- a CDS encoding cupin domain-containing protein, translating to MQPLEQPVVKIGQLEIRYLIDGTVSGAGIGMFELTVPAGARVPPAHSHTDNEEVVYVLEGTLRYSVDDEMRDLKPGERMHTPCGSVHAFSNPHDRPARALVILTPDIGAQYFRDVAEIANAPGGPNPARMVEVMTRYGLVLARPKGPASAP from the coding sequence ATGCAACCGCTGGAACAGCCCGTGGTGAAGATCGGGCAGCTCGAAATCCGATATCTGATCGACGGGACCGTGAGCGGCGCTGGGATCGGCATGTTCGAGCTTACGGTGCCCGCCGGAGCGCGGGTTCCGCCGGCGCACAGCCATACGGACAACGAAGAGGTCGTCTATGTGCTCGAAGGCACGCTGCGTTATTCGGTCGATGACGAGATGCGCGACCTGAAACCGGGCGAGCGTATGCATACCCCCTGCGGCTCCGTCCATGCGTTCAGCAACCCGCATGACCGCCCGGCCCGGGCGCTGGTGATTCTGACCCCGGACATCGGCGCGCAATATTTCCGCGATGTCGCGGAAATCGCCAACGCCCCGGGCGGCCCCAACCCGGCGAGAATGGTGGAGGTGATGACCCGCTACGGGCTGGTCCTGGCGCGGCCAAAGGGGCCGGCCAGCGCCCCGTGA